A genome region from Flavobacterium sp. CFS9 includes the following:
- a CDS encoding PDZ domain-containing protein, which produces MTKKTSKNRFRFILLINTLAVNLCVFSQSPKEQLAIANAAKLVSKNFYEEVPFTDKQGYIIIPVTINTHTYDYIFDTGGFNTVTSEIMKNANLLPLMEVEAGSSNKIKSKIKLSKVPSLQIGQTSFEDVGVFNFDFSVSPVINCYTNGGLIGKSVIREAVWQIDPQKSVIKISDDLSKISIPDKSEKIKIRLDKTLNPFLTLIINGKKEDFMLDFGYGGLISLTEKTASNLKMNNPLTIEGEGDISANGTVKEKTFAAKLEQLSIGKTELKNQIAYYSASNNYNLLGSELLKYFIVTLNFKDNELILSPYNDTKADFETFGFNINLNNDKIYISKIFTGLNAQKAGLLVNDEIIRINGKQGSGISNCENYFQYNNILKTEKEITIQIKRGEEQKEFHLLKNTPFN; this is translated from the coding sequence ATGACAAAAAAAACATCAAAAAACAGGTTTCGGTTCATTTTATTGATAAATACATTAGCCGTAAATCTCTGCGTGTTTAGCCAGAGTCCCAAAGAACAACTGGCTATTGCTAATGCAGCAAAACTGGTTTCGAAAAACTTTTACGAAGAAGTTCCTTTTACCGACAAACAGGGGTACATTATTATTCCGGTAACAATAAATACTCATACTTACGACTATATTTTTGATACCGGAGGATTCAATACCGTGACGTCCGAAATTATGAAAAATGCCAATCTATTACCTCTGATGGAAGTAGAAGCCGGAAGTTCTAATAAAATAAAATCCAAAATAAAACTTTCGAAAGTACCATCACTACAAATTGGTCAAACCTCCTTTGAGGATGTTGGTGTTTTTAACTTTGACTTTTCGGTATCACCAGTTATCAATTGTTACACCAATGGCGGACTCATCGGAAAAAGTGTGATTCGTGAAGCAGTCTGGCAGATTGATCCCCAAAAATCGGTCATAAAAATCTCGGATGATCTTTCAAAAATTTCCATTCCTGATAAAAGTGAAAAAATAAAAATACGTCTTGATAAAACACTAAACCCTTTTCTGACTCTTATTATTAATGGGAAAAAAGAAGATTTCATGTTAGACTTTGGTTATGGAGGCCTGATTTCACTAACCGAAAAAACTGCCTCTAACCTAAAAATGAATAATCCTCTAACCATAGAAGGCGAAGGCGATATCAGTGCCAATGGTACAGTGAAAGAAAAAACTTTTGCTGCAAAATTAGAACAATTGTCTATTGGAAAAACGGAACTAAAAAATCAGATAGCCTACTACTCTGCATCAAACAACTACAATTTATTAGGTTCTGAACTTCTAAAGTATTTTATTGTGACACTCAATTTTAAAGACAATGAACTGATCTTGTCTCCTTACAACGACACTAAAGCTGATTTTGAAACTTTTGGCTTCAATATCAACCTTAATAATGACAAAATATACATCAGTAAAATTTTTACCGGACTGAATGCTCAAAAGGCAGGTTTATTAGTTAATGATGAAATAATCAGGATCAACGGAAAACAAGGAAGTGGAATTTCTAATTGTGAAAACTATTTTCAATACAATAATATCCTTAAGACTGAAAAAGAGATTACCATACAGATTAAACGTGGCGAAGAACAAAAGGAATTTCACTTACTAAAAAATACTCCTTTCAATTAA
- a CDS encoding helix-turn-helix domain-containing protein: protein MNLFLISFISGAGFLLGFLLFFHPLQQNIKANCWLGVFASLIGCTFLNIYVSKTGIIVSDSFASKILNSLPFLMPSSLFMSVLYFVNPIKQFTKEDGLHFVPFLLYSCVENGFHISQNSLSEFPLFPITNDVSFLVRDILPFLLLFYLTKSYVLLLKHQENLKQISSSVDEINLDWLIQFLYLMLVIVIVWINDAFFELPLLTEATNLLYAGLLFFLAYFSIRQKNIFTFKEKEIQEISELISPEHHKSEPKPKRINDDQTAALSIRLMSLVEKDKIFLDNELTLPIVAEKLNISIHDASFLINETTGDNFYNFINKHRVEEAKKLLVSEQANQLNMLGIAFASGFNSKTTFNTAFKKQTGVSPSSYVKSQKL from the coding sequence ATGAATCTATTCTTAATCAGCTTTATTTCTGGTGCCGGTTTTTTGCTTGGCTTTCTGCTTTTTTTTCATCCTTTACAGCAAAATATAAAGGCTAATTGCTGGCTGGGTGTTTTTGCATCACTTATTGGCTGCACTTTCCTGAATATCTATGTTTCTAAAACAGGAATCATTGTTTCTGACAGTTTCGCATCTAAAATCCTGAACAGTTTACCCTTTTTAATGCCTTCCAGCTTATTTATGAGTGTTCTTTACTTTGTGAATCCAATAAAGCAATTCACAAAGGAAGATGGACTGCATTTTGTCCCTTTTCTTCTATACAGCTGTGTCGAAAATGGATTCCATATCAGTCAAAATAGTCTTTCTGAGTTTCCCTTGTTTCCTATAACCAATGATGTTTCATTTCTGGTACGGGATATTTTGCCATTTCTGCTGCTGTTTTATCTGACGAAATCATACGTCTTACTTTTAAAACATCAGGAAAATCTAAAGCAAATCTCTTCTTCTGTTGACGAAATCAATCTAGATTGGCTGATTCAATTTCTGTACCTCATGCTTGTAATTGTAATCGTCTGGATAAATGATGCCTTTTTTGAACTGCCTTTACTCACGGAAGCGACTAATTTACTCTATGCCGGACTACTTTTTTTTCTGGCTTACTTTTCAATCCGGCAAAAAAACATTTTTACTTTTAAAGAAAAAGAGATTCAGGAAATTTCAGAACTAATTAGTCCTGAACATCATAAATCAGAACCAAAACCAAAAAGAATAAATGACGACCAGACAGCAGCTTTATCCATCCGTCTTATGTCTTTGGTCGAAAAAGATAAAATCTTTCTGGATAACGAGCTAACACTTCCAATCGTCGCCGAAAAATTAAACATCAGTATTCACGATGCTTCTTTCCTTATCAATGAAACAACGGGGGATAATTTTTACAATTTTATCAATAAACACAGGGTTGAAGAGGCTAAAAAGTTATTAGTCTCTGAACAGGCAAACCAATTGAATATGCTTGGAATTGCTTTTGCTTCGGGCTTTAATTCTAAAACCACTTTTAATACTGCTTTCAAGAAACAAACCGGAGTCTCTCCTTCTTCTTATGTCAAAAGCCAAAAACTCTAA
- a CDS encoding trans-aconitate 2-methyltransferase — protein MDEENKKHWETVYQTKNPDQVSWTQEIPKTSLDFISSFALSKDAKIIDIGGGDSNLVDHLLDLGFEHITVLDISAKALERAQNRLGDKAQKVNWVISDITEFEPDTTYDIWHDRATFHFLTTTEQISKYMQIVQKWVNGYISIGTFSENGPTKCSGLEIKQYSEQTLTDELQKSGFEKICCLTEDHTTPFDTKQNFLFCSFRKQ, from the coding sequence ATGGACGAAGAGAATAAAAAACATTGGGAAACGGTTTATCAAACCAAAAATCCGGATCAGGTAAGCTGGACACAGGAGATTCCAAAAACCTCACTTGACTTTATTTCTTCATTTGCTCTATCAAAAGATGCTAAAATTATTGACATTGGCGGTGGTGACAGTAACCTTGTAGATCATTTACTCGATTTAGGATTTGAACATATTACTGTTTTGGACATTTCAGCAAAAGCACTTGAAAGAGCACAAAATCGTCTGGGTGACAAAGCTCAGAAAGTAAACTGGGTGATTAGCGATATCACCGAATTTGAACCGGATACTACTTATGACATTTGGCACGACAGAGCCACGTTTCATTTCCTGACAACGACAGAACAAATTTCTAAATACATGCAGATTGTACAAAAATGGGTTAACGGCTATATCTCAATCGGGACATTCTCGGAAAATGGACCAACAAAATGCAGCGGACTTGAAATCAAACAATATTCGGAACAAACACTAACAGATGAACTGCAAAAAAGCGGCTTCGAAAAAATCTGCTGTTTAACAGAAGATCATACAACGCCTTTTGACACGAAACAGAATTTTTTGTTTTGCAGTTTCAGAAAACAATAG
- a CDS encoding NUDIX domain-containing protein produces MIEIDKIALIKVENGQILSTKSKGKNKYYIPGGKREANETDQQTLIREIQEELSVEILPESIEYVGTFKAQSDGHADGITVKMTCYKADYTGTPTESNEIAEIKWLNYKDLDIISEVDKIIFTHLKENGWIN; encoded by the coding sequence ATGATCGAAATTGATAAAATTGCCTTAATAAAAGTCGAAAATGGCCAAATTTTAAGTACAAAATCAAAAGGAAAAAACAAATATTATATTCCGGGCGGAAAAAGAGAAGCTAACGAAACTGACCAACAAACTTTAATCCGTGAGATTCAGGAAGAACTAAGCGTTGAAATCCTACCGGAATCTATCGAATATGTAGGGACTTTCAAAGCACAGTCTGACGGACATGCAGATGGAATTACTGTAAAAATGACCTGCTACAAGGCTGATTACACGGGAACACCTACGGAAAGTAATGAAATAGCCGAAATTAAATGGTTAAATTATAAAGATCTGGACATCATTTCAGAGGTTGATAAGATTATCTTCACGCATCTGAAAGAAAACGGATGGATCAATTAA
- a CDS encoding ankyrin repeat domain-containing protein has product MAKKRKTLPKNFDELIEKKDIEALKKVFDTCELDARGGYGKTTALSFWGIPNELVYWLVQKGAPLEAIDTYDRTALHQHASIRSGDIAPFLELGANINVLDYNDNTPLHFAAGSGFNVAAVKKLIEYGADINALNRDKQTPLVYALKRANNINLINLAEISKILLKSPNEITQEMKDAVTRRGEDFEFHRENFNKDSLNDTDFALNELYTIFDVPPVKKRILHDGIAPIFVNGDTWQKQYEELWELLVPSKGSAKTIQGEVVRISGKVRDEIYRNGGGNWNADFKKMLDALFIHLSSNHCLSDKELEEANSIIKDIRKNGDAESDELIFLCELATKWVLANTTPILLDTPNYKI; this is encoded by the coding sequence ATGGCAAAGAAAAGAAAAACGCTTCCAAAAAATTTTGACGAATTGATTGAAAAGAAAGACATTGAAGCTCTAAAAAAAGTATTCGACACTTGTGAATTAGACGCAAGAGGCGGTTACGGAAAAACAACAGCATTGAGCTTTTGGGGAATCCCAAATGAGCTTGTATACTGGTTAGTACAAAAAGGCGCACCTCTCGAAGCTATTGACACTTATGACCGTACTGCACTGCACCAGCACGCTTCGATACGTAGTGGAGATATAGCCCCTTTTTTAGAATTAGGTGCCAATATCAATGTACTCGATTATAATGACAATACACCATTACACTTTGCAGCAGGCAGCGGTTTTAATGTAGCCGCAGTTAAAAAGCTGATTGAATACGGAGCAGATATTAATGCTTTAAACAGAGACAAGCAAACGCCATTAGTATATGCATTAAAACGAGCCAATAATATCAACCTCATTAATTTGGCAGAAATATCAAAAATACTTCTGAAATCCCCGAATGAAATAACACAAGAGATGAAAGACGCTGTTACCCGACGAGGGGAAGATTTTGAATTTCATCGGGAGAATTTCAATAAAGATTCTTTGAATGACACAGATTTTGCATTAAATGAGCTTTATACTATTTTTGATGTTCCGCCAGTAAAAAAACGAATTCTGCATGACGGTATAGCACCAATTTTTGTAAATGGTGATACATGGCAAAAACAATACGAAGAACTTTGGGAGCTATTGGTCCCATCAAAAGGCAGTGCAAAAACGATTCAGGGTGAAGTGGTTCGCATTTCAGGAAAAGTGAGAGACGAAATCTACCGCAATGGCGGCGGAAACTGGAATGCTGATTTTAAAAAGATGTTAGATGCACTTTTTATCCACCTATCTTCAAACCATTGTCTGTCTGATAAAGAACTTGAAGAAGCCAATTCAATTATAAAAGATATTCGCAAAAATGGAGACGCAGAGTCTGATGAACTTATTTTTTTATGCGAACTGGCAACTAAATGGGTTCTGGCTAATACAACACCCATTTTACTTGATACACCCAATTATAAAATATAA
- the dnaK gene encoding molecular chaperone DnaK, producing MGKIIGIDLGTTNSCVSVMEGNEAVVIPNAEGKRTTPSIIAFVEGGEIKVGDPAKRQAVTNPTKTIASIKRFMGHTFAEITEEAKRVPYSVVKGDNNTPRVDIDGRLYTSQELSAMTLQKMKKTAEDYLGQTVSEAVITVPAYFNDAQRQATKEAGEIAGLKVMRIINEPTAAALAYGLDKKGTDQKIAVYDLGGGTFDISVLELGDGVFEVLSTNGDTHLGGDDFDQVIIDWLADEFKSEEGIDLRLDPMSLQRLKEAAEKAKIELSSSAETEINLPYVTATASGPKHLVKKLSRAKFEQLSDSLVKRSMEPVAKALKDAGLSTSDIDEVILVGGSTRMPRIADEVEKFFGKKASKGVNPDEVVAIGAAIQGGVLSGDVKDVLLLDVTPLSLGIETMGGVLTKLIESNTTIPTKKSQVFSTAADSQPSVEIHVLQGERAMAADNKTIGRFHLDGIPPAPRGVPQIEVTFDIDANGIIKVSATDKGTGKSHDIRIEASSGLTAEEIEKMKKDAEANADADRIAKERAEKLNEADSTIFQTESQLKELGDKLTDDQKTAIEYALTELRMAHQSQDLDAIQKGLDNVNAAWKTATEAMYAQGGEGQQAAPQQEQSQGDNVEDVEFEEVK from the coding sequence ATGGGTAAAATAATCGGAATTGACTTAGGTACGACGAACTCTTGTGTTTCTGTAATGGAAGGTAACGAAGCAGTTGTTATCCCTAACGCAGAAGGAAAAAGAACTACACCATCTATCATCGCTTTTGTTGAAGGTGGAGAAATTAAAGTAGGTGATCCTGCAAAAAGACAAGCAGTAACGAATCCTACAAAAACGATTGCTTCTATTAAACGTTTTATGGGACACACTTTTGCTGAAATTACAGAAGAGGCAAAAAGAGTTCCTTACAGTGTTGTAAAAGGTGACAACAATACTCCACGTGTGGATATTGACGGTCGTTTATACACTTCTCAGGAGTTGTCTGCAATGACACTTCAAAAAATGAAAAAAACTGCTGAAGACTATTTAGGTCAAACAGTTTCTGAGGCAGTTATTACAGTTCCTGCTTACTTTAACGATGCTCAGCGTCAGGCTACAAAAGAAGCTGGTGAAATCGCTGGTCTTAAAGTAATGCGTATCATCAACGAGCCAACTGCTGCTGCACTTGCTTACGGATTAGATAAAAAAGGAACAGATCAAAAAATTGCTGTTTATGATTTAGGTGGAGGTACTTTTGATATCTCTGTTCTTGAATTAGGAGACGGAGTTTTCGAAGTATTGTCTACAAATGGTGATACTCACTTAGGTGGAGATGATTTTGATCAGGTTATTATTGACTGGTTAGCTGACGAATTCAAATCTGAAGAAGGAATTGATTTACGTTTAGATCCAATGTCATTACAGCGTTTGAAAGAAGCTGCAGAGAAAGCTAAGATCGAATTATCATCTTCTGCTGAAACTGAAATCAACTTACCATACGTAACGGCTACTGCTTCAGGACCAAAACACTTAGTGAAAAAATTATCAAGAGCTAAATTTGAGCAATTATCTGATTCTTTAGTAAAACGTTCTATGGAGCCAGTTGCTAAAGCATTAAAAGATGCAGGTTTATCTACATCTGATATCGACGAAGTAATCCTTGTTGGAGGTTCTACTCGTATGCCAAGAATTGCTGACGAAGTAGAGAAATTCTTCGGTAAAAAAGCTTCTAAAGGTGTTAACCCTGATGAGGTTGTTGCTATTGGAGCAGCTATTCAAGGTGGAGTTTTATCTGGAGATGTAAAAGATGTATTGTTACTTGACGTAACTCCTCTTTCTTTAGGTATCGAAACTATGGGTGGTGTATTGACTAAATTAATCGAGTCTAACACAACTATTCCAACTAAAAAATCTCAAGTATTCTCTACTGCTGCTGATTCTCAACCATCTGTTGAAATCCACGTATTACAAGGAGAAAGAGCTATGGCTGCTGATAACAAAACTATCGGTCGTTTCCACTTAGATGGTATTCCACCAGCACCAAGAGGAGTTCCTCAAATCGAAGTAACTTTCGATATCGATGCTAATGGTATCATCAAAGTTTCTGCAACTGACAAAGGAACTGGAAAATCTCACGATATCCGTATCGAAGCTTCTTCTGGTTTAACAGCTGAAGAAATCGAAAAAATGAAAAAAGACGCTGAAGCTAACGCTGATGCTGACAGAATTGCAAAAGAAAGAGCTGAGAAATTGAACGAAGCTGACAGTACTATCTTCCAAACTGAATCTCAATTGAAAGAGTTAGGAGATAAATTGACAGACGATCAAAAAACAGCTATCGAATATGCTTTAACTGAATTGAGAATGGCTCACCAGTCTCAAGATCTTGACGCAATCCAAAAAGGATTAGACAATGTAAACGCAGCTTGGAAAACAGCTACAGAAGCAATGTACGCTCAAGGTGGTGAAGGACAACAGGCAGCTCCACAACAAGAGCAGTCTCAAGGAGACAACGTTGAAGATGTTGAATTCGAAGAAGTAAAATAA
- a CDS encoding transposase translates to MQITEPLEFGKYYHIYNRAINSENLFKENRNHAYFLVLYNKHIDPIAETFAWCLLKNHFHLLVRIKTFEEILHTHEDYEIKRIIAPHQSFGNLFNAYTKAINKGYNRHGALFQRPFKRKLIDHDIYLQSVVKYIHYNPVNHGFCHHPIEYPWSSYQTCISEKPTKVKREKVISFFQDIEELKNSHLNNENFNSLEDFLNS, encoded by the coding sequence ATGCAAATTACAGAACCTTTAGAATTTGGAAAATACTATCATATTTATAACCGTGCTATTAATAGCGAAAATCTTTTTAAAGAAAATAGAAATCACGCTTACTTTCTGGTTCTTTATAACAAACATATTGATCCTATTGCCGAAACATTTGCCTGGTGTTTACTGAAAAATCATTTTCATTTATTGGTTAGAATTAAAACTTTTGAAGAAATTCTCCATACTCACGAAGATTACGAAATTAAAAGAATTATAGCTCCTCATCAATCATTTGGGAACTTGTTCAATGCCTATACAAAAGCAATCAATAAAGGATACAACAGACACGGAGCATTATTTCAAAGGCCTTTTAAACGTAAACTTATTGATCATGATATTTATCTGCAATCTGTTGTAAAATACATTCATTACAATCCTGTAAATCACGGTTTTTGCCACCATCCAATAGAATATCCCTGGAGTTCCTATCAAACCTGCATCTCTGAAAAACCTACAAAGGTGAAGCGAGAAAAAGTGATTTCATTTTTTCAGGATATTGAAGAACTAAAGAACTCACATTTGAATAATGAAAATTTTAATTCTCTTGAAGACTTCCTTAATTCATAA
- the corA gene encoding magnesium/cobalt transporter CorA, which yields MRKIKYKKGRKLQHTSLEYTGTHRSHETEMQLFVYNDADVIEYEKFTVLAINSCFDYTKNNWLNIHGLNDIGLIKTIGDHFKVDDFLLADILNTTKRTKLEEQKDILFFNIKSLLPSEYSDGLKVEQLSFILKDGILISFQEKRSDFFTHIRERLRTHAGIVRSKKVDYLLYLLLDAVMENFYITIEDEEDNIEELIDLTKKGADPIILEKIENHRDNFNFLKRSITPLRDSLYYLKTIKDDDENNGLIQKETFNFFIRLHQKSLELLEQIESDMSSLESASNFYFSEQSRKMNEIMKTLTIISAIFIPLTFIVGVYGMNFEYMPELKEKNGYFIVMASMFLLVIALIIYFKKRRWF from the coding sequence ATGAGAAAGATAAAATACAAGAAAGGCAGAAAGTTACAGCATACAAGTCTGGAGTACACGGGCACACATAGAAGTCACGAAACAGAAATGCAGCTTTTTGTTTACAATGATGCTGATGTTATTGAATATGAAAAATTTACGGTTTTGGCCATAAATTCATGTTTTGATTATACTAAAAATAATTGGCTGAATATTCACGGATTAAATGATATTGGTCTTATTAAAACAATCGGGGATCATTTTAAAGTAGATGATTTCTTATTGGCTGATATTTTAAATACGACCAAAAGAACCAAACTGGAGGAGCAAAAAGATATCCTGTTTTTCAATATAAAATCGTTGCTGCCTTCAGAATACTCAGACGGTCTTAAAGTAGAACAGCTTAGTTTTATTTTAAAAGACGGAATACTAATTTCTTTCCAGGAAAAAAGAAGTGACTTCTTTACACACATACGCGAGCGTTTGCGTACCCATGCCGGAATTGTAAGAAGCAAAAAGGTCGATTATCTGCTTTATTTATTGCTGGATGCCGTAATGGAAAACTTCTACATTACGATCGAAGATGAAGAAGATAATATTGAAGAACTTATAGATTTAACCAAAAAAGGAGCAGATCCGATTATTTTGGAAAAAATTGAAAACCATCGCGATAATTTTAATTTTTTAAAACGTTCCATCACCCCGCTTCGTGATTCACTTTATTATCTGAAAACGATAAAAGATGACGACGAAAATAATGGACTTATTCAGAAAGAAACCTTTAATTTTTTCATTAGACTGCATCAGAAAAGTTTAGAACTTCTAGAGCAGATTGAATCTGATATGAGTTCTTTGGAAAGCGCTTCCAATTTTTATTTTTCGGAACAGAGCCGAAAAATGAATGAGATTATGAAAACCCTGACCATCATTTCAGCCATATTTATTCCGCTCACTTTTATTGTTGGGGTATATGGAATGAATTTCGAATATATGCCCGAACTGAAAGAGAAAAACGGCTATTTCATTGTCATGGCCAGCATGTTTTTATTGGTCATAGCCTTAATCATTTATTTTAAAAAAAGGCGTTGGTTTTAA
- the pta gene encoding phosphate acetyltransferase produces MSKAIYIATSDQNSGKSIVTLGLMSILIGKTAKVGYFRPIVEDFVDGELDNHIETVLSHFNLDIKFEDAFAITKSKLIKKKNKGKIGEVLDLIIEKYKKLEERFDFVLVEGTSFTGEGTSIELDLNVLIAKNLGIPTIIIGSGVGKTLEELVDSLYLVYDSFKVKEVEVLSVIANKVQPENIELVTQGLQKSLPANVLVNTIPLISSLNNPTMQEIVNQLDAKVLFGGAYLNNEIGHFSVGAMQLHNYLVHLHDNALVITPGDRSDIILGALQANESANYPTISGIILTGNIVPEESILKLIEGLSSIVPIIAVDGGTYGITNKIGSIRSEIYANNTHKIETSISTFEKYVAIDDLSERLITFEAEGMTPKMFQYNMVKRARQHRKHIVLPEGNDERIIIAASRLLAMDVVDITIIGDKKQIEAKVNELGITLDFSKIKVINPIESELYEDYANTYYELRKAKNISITTARDLMEDVSYFGTMMVYKGHADGMVSGAAHTTQHTILPALQFIKTKPNSSVVSSVFFMCLEDRVSVFGDCAINPNPTAEQLAEIAISSAESSSAFGIEPKIAMLSYSSGSSGKGDEVDKVRTATEIVKQKRPDLKIEGPIQYDAAVDRAVGKSKMPDSEVAGQASVLIFPDLNTGNNTYKAVQRETGALAIGPMLQGLNKPVNDLSRGCTVDDIINTVVITAIQAQGL; encoded by the coding sequence ATGAGTAAAGCAATATATATAGCTACGAGCGATCAGAACAGCGGAAAATCAATTGTGACACTTGGTTTGATGAGTATTTTGATTGGTAAAACGGCTAAAGTAGGTTATTTCAGGCCTATCGTGGAAGATTTTGTAGATGGCGAGTTAGACAATCATATTGAAACAGTACTATCACATTTTAATCTGGATATTAAGTTCGAAGATGCCTTTGCGATCACCAAAAGCAAATTAATTAAGAAAAAAAATAAAGGAAAAATAGGAGAAGTTCTCGATTTGATTATCGAGAAATACAAGAAGCTTGAAGAACGTTTTGATTTTGTTCTGGTAGAAGGAACAAGCTTTACAGGAGAAGGAACTTCAATCGAACTCGATTTGAATGTTTTGATCGCTAAAAATCTTGGGATTCCTACTATTATTATAGGATCGGGAGTAGGCAAAACTTTAGAAGAATTAGTAGACAGTTTGTATTTGGTTTACGATTCCTTTAAAGTGAAAGAAGTTGAGGTTTTATCGGTTATTGCCAATAAAGTACAGCCTGAAAATATAGAATTGGTGACACAAGGATTGCAAAAAAGTTTGCCGGCCAACGTCTTAGTCAATACTATTCCATTGATTTCAAGTCTGAACAATCCAACGATGCAGGAAATAGTCAATCAGCTTGATGCCAAAGTATTGTTTGGAGGCGCTTATCTGAACAATGAAATTGGACATTTTAGTGTTGGAGCAATGCAATTACACAATTATCTGGTTCATTTGCATGATAATGCACTGGTGATTACTCCCGGAGACCGTTCGGATATCATTCTAGGAGCTTTACAAGCTAATGAATCGGCGAATTATCCAACAATATCCGGAATTATTCTAACCGGAAATATCGTTCCTGAAGAAAGTATTCTAAAGCTTATCGAAGGACTTTCCTCTATCGTACCTATTATCGCAGTTGATGGCGGAACTTACGGCATCACAAACAAAATTGGATCGATCAGATCAGAAATTTATGCCAACAATACCCATAAAATAGAAACCTCGATCAGTACTTTCGAAAAGTATGTTGCTATAGATGATTTGTCTGAACGATTAATCACATTTGAAGCAGAAGGAATGACGCCAAAAATGTTTCAGTACAATATGGTGAAGAGAGCCAGACAACACCGAAAACATATTGTTTTACCGGAAGGAAACGACGAGAGGATTATCATTGCCGCTTCGAGATTATTAGCTATGGATGTGGTGGATATTACGATTATTGGCGATAAAAAACAAATTGAAGCTAAGGTTAATGAATTGGGAATTACTTTGGATTTTTCTAAAATCAAAGTCATTAATCCTATAGAGTCAGAACTTTATGAAGATTATGCCAACACTTATTATGAACTTCGTAAAGCCAAAAATATCAGTATTACTACTGCAAGAGATTTAATGGAAGACGTTTCGTATTTTGGAACGATGATGGTGTATAAAGGGCATGCTGACGGAATGGTTTCAGGTGCTGCTCATACTACACAGCATACTATTTTGCCCGCTTTACAATTCATTAAAACCAAGCCGAATTCCTCAGTAGTTTCGTCTGTATTTTTTATGTGCTTAGAAGACAGAGTTTCTGTTTTTGGCGACTGTGCCATCAATCCAAATCCAACAGCAGAACAATTGGCAGAAATTGCCATTTCGTCGGCAGAATCAAGTTCAGCTTTCGGAATTGAACCTAAAATTGCCATGCTTTCTTATTCATCAGGTTCTTCCGGAAAAGGAGATGAAGTAGATAAAGTAAGAACCGCAACCGAAATTGTAAAACAAAAACGTCCTGATTTAAAAATTGAAGGACCAATTCAATACGATGCCGCCGTGGACCGTGCTGTTGGAAAAAGTAAAATGCCGGACTCTGAAGTAGCAGGGCAGGCGAGTGTACTTATTTTCCCGGATTTAAACACAGGGAACAACACCTATAAAGCAGTTCAGCGCGAAACCGGAGCTTTGGCTATTGGTCCAATGTTACAAGGATTAAACAAACCGGTAAACGATTTAAGCCGTGGCTGTACCGTAGACGATATCATTAATACAGTAGTAATTACTGCTATTCAGGCGCAAGGACTTTAG